One window of the Microtus ochrogaster isolate Prairie Vole_2 unplaced genomic scaffold, MicOch1.0 UNK5, whole genome shotgun sequence genome contains the following:
- the LOC101986797 gene encoding 40S ribosomal protein S27-like, whose translation MPLAKDLLHPSPGEEKRKHKKKGLVQSPNSYFMDVKCPGCYKITTVFSHAQTVVLCVGCSTVLCQPTGGKARLTEGCSFRRKQH comes from the coding sequence ATGCCTCTCGCAAAGGatctccttcatccctctccaggggaggaaaagaggaaacacaagaaaaagggCCTGGTGCAGAGCCCCAATTCCTACTTTATGGATGTGAAGTGCCCAGGATGCTATAAAATCACCACGGTCTTTAGCCATGCACAGACGGTAGTCCTGTGTGTCGGCTGCTCCACTGTCCTCTGTCAGCCTACAGGCGGGAAAGCAAGACTGACAGAAGGATGCTCCTTCAGGAGGAAGCAGCACTGA